Proteins found in one Oscarella lobularis chromosome 16, ooOscLobu1.1, whole genome shotgun sequence genomic segment:
- the LOC136197001 gene encoding uncharacterized protein, with the protein MSTFAKVAKILSGKPSKRRSHECALVDDHLHLFGGWNGSKCIPRDEIWVMNVRAAEKKWIRRLTRGPTIPPPCSGARCVVINEMIFSYGGRTGRGRLLGIVYRLDPKKMEWIKVATPIGGKQPHERSSCCLCAIGSRLIMFGGSSTKVLHSQLQCGAIQEGKGWSNDIYEFEFEPGNEKGMWLDLELSGARPKPLQGAVMATIDQHRALLHGSDMKEESHSFAINLKEKIWTIIDFNVKLSARWGHTMCQLVKQGLDKSVYLLIGGYIFNEAHSDYVYVLDVEKSMAYQMDVNPELRKIWCHTCHCVPNKDTTDVFVCGGQDWNWRLKPIATYLRFDFRNESYIRIEREILTSRLAHRQAAEQSPQLSLEEAENHQEIEWRSRFEMVQGEFDRLQRIRSEELDILTKELEAAQHRFVKRDEEITAIRQRLAAVEQENAAIRDEMTTLEASRQEMRRRLDEFVDVLSIKSSEVDVTEQKLGSGAFAGVCVGRWRGMTVAVKKFHEVITNPHNVALFRREVLVCSRLHHPNIMTVCGAVMEEGTTLQMVMELLEGSVGEVIDAAHTCGSYLTVNEQLSIAMDVTSAIAYLHQIRPKPYVHGDIRPSNILVTRDMKVKVGDLGAAHIIESSLSAGPLSVQYLAPERMPRADGTAASSALPSDVYSLGVALIEIFTGVSPIPEDRKTQLAALTNRRELLLLCSRTIGEIPGNRPSAQACFDTLRNASGNIPAFSVKRLVRGVFEGNRHKVELLDFDFS; encoded by the exons ATGAGTACATTCGCAAAAGTTGCGAAAATTTTGTCAGGTAAACCCTCGAAGCGGCGTTCTCATGAATGCGCGTTGGTTGATGATCATCTCCATCTCTTCGGTGGCTGGAATGGATCAAAATGCATTCCCCGTGATGAAATCTGGGTGATGAATGTTCGGGCTGCGGAAAAAAAATGGATCCGTCGTTTGACTAGAGGTCCAACGATTCCTCCACCTTGTTCGGGAGCACGGTGTGTGGTGATCAACGAGATGATCTTCTCGTACGGGGGACGCACAGGCAGGGGTCGTTTACTGGGAATTGTTTATCGTCTggatccgaagaaaatggaatggATCAAAGTAGCTACGCCTATCGGAGGAAAGCAACCGCACGAACGCTCATCTTGCTGTTTGTGTGCAATTGGATCGCGATTAATCATGTTTGGGGGATCGAGCACAAAGGTTCTTCATAGCCAACTCCAGTGTGGGGCAATTCAGGAAGGAAAGGGTTGGAGTAATGATATTTATGAGTTTGAATTTGAACcgggaaatgaaaaag GAATGTGGTTGGATTTGGAACTGAGCGGAGCAAGACCAAAACCGCTTCAAGGTGCTGTCATGGCAACCATTGACCAACATCGAGCTTTACTTCATGGAAGTGACATGAAGGAAGAAAGTCATTCTTTTGCAATAAatttaaaagaaaaa ATTTGGACAATCATTGATTTTAACGTGAAACTATCAGCTAGGTGGGGTCATACAATGTGTCAATTAGTGAAACAAGGATTAGACAAATCAGTTTATCTACTCATTGGCGGCTACATATTTAATGAAGCACATTCTGACTATGTTTACGTTTTGGATGTTGAGAAGTCCATGGCGTATCAG ATGGACGTCAATCCAGAATTGAGAAAGATTTGGTGTCACACATGTCACTGTGTGCCAAACAAAGACACTACAGACGTTTTTGTCTGTGGTGGACAAGATTGGAATTGGAGATTAAAGCCAATTGCTACTTACCTTCGCTTTG acttTCGAAATGAGTCATATATAAgaatagaaagagaaattcttACGTCAAGACTAGCTCACCGTCAGGCAGCAGAACAATCTCCGCAACTTTCACTTGAGGAAGCTGAAAATCATCAGGAGATAGAATGGCGTAGTCGCTTTGAGATGGTACAAGGCGAGTTTGATCGTCTTCAAAGAATACGCTCCGAAGAATTGGACATTTTAAC TAAAGAATTGGAAGCAGCTCAGCATCGTTTTGTAAAACGAGATGAAGAAATCACTGCTATCAG ACAACGACTTGCCGCAGTTGAGCAAGAGAATGCCGCCATCAG ggacgaaatgacgactcTTGAAGCATCTCGTCAAGAAATGAGACGACGCCTTGACGAATTTGTTGACGTGCTCAGTATCAAGTCTAGCGAAGTTGACGTAACCGAGCAAAAACTCGGATCAGGAGCATTTGCAG GGGTTTGTGTTGGTCGTTGGCGTGGAATGACAGTTGCCGTCAAAAAATTCCACGAAGTGATCACCAACCCTCACAACGTGGCCCtgtttcgacgagaagttcTTGTGTGTAGCCGACTCCATCATCCTAATATCATGACCGTATGTGGAGCGGTAATGGAGGAAGGGACTACCTTGCAAATGGTCATGGAATTACTTGAGGGATCCGTCGGCGAAGTCATTGACGCCGCTCACACTTGCGGGTCCTATTTGACCGTAAACGAGCAGCTGTCTATTGCAATGGACGTGACGTCGGCAATAGCATATCTTCATCAGATTCGTCCTAAGCCCTACGTTCACGGCGATATCCGTCCATCAAATATCCTGGTGACAAGAGATATGAAGGTCAAAGTGGGTGACTTGGGAGCTGCTCACATTATTGAGAGCTCTCTCTCCGCTGGCCCACTGAGTGTGCAATATCTCGCTCCAGAAAGGATGCCACGTGCCGACGGCACAGCAGCTTCTAGTGCGTTGCCTAGCGACGTGTACAGCCTGGGCGTGGCATTGATTGAAATCTTCACTGGAGTGAGTCCAATCCCAGAAGATCGAAAAACCCAATTAGCTGCCTTGACTAATCGTCGTGAATTACTTTTGCTCTGCTCTCGCACAATTGGGGAAATTCCAGGCAATCGACCATCAGCACAAGCTTGCTTTGATACTTTGAGAAACGCAAGCGGGAATATTCCGGCGTTCTCTGTGAAGCGGCTGGTAAGGGGAGTATTTGAGGGAAACAGGCATAAAGTAGAACTgcttgattttgattttagcTAA
- the LOC136196528 gene encoding uncharacterized protein, translating to MQVDRLKSGLPFVLAGIMRSNAFPSALHRWNTNEEVVSYLISQEDHKEWLVDTIPNKPEHGSLFLYRRAKINKFKGDGHEWKKRGDGKSTREDHGRLKINGVECLGARYAHSSVLSSFHRRRYWLLHDPRVILVHYLNVDESDETTGCGSVSLPRIVSVAPDSPRPPTLNAAQEDLLIDDRCPIDGDVSSALISVDLPVLSPLHSNVEMTCLSELMQCLDEPMEENLPLSIVDVSPEWTFTKGGSKVLVIGSWPDGEADFLCHFGDTKVAATLIQTGVLRCIAPAHESGIVRLRVSCGNSVSSEFAFTYKECESQPLISITPSNCQGIVSSSQSPPPPPPPSSSSRTWLPDLLSPVPQPSTQFAHPQSSSGDTAFSSPVTSPMSSYSPRSTLGDLDDNPSVVDWCEFLGDSPNVIENDFSNLSLSAREQHELYEAASKIQTAFRKYVERREKREKAAAVRIQNYYRKYRRKRMEKAATVIQSQFRTYRQHRKFKQSREAATVIQQSFRHYAQRKTFEDSLRLGNSHDRGSKNG from the exons atgcaAGTCGACCGCCTGAAATCGGGTCTTCCGTTCGTTCTAGCCGGCATCATGCGATCGAACGCGTTTCCGAGCGCGCTCCACCGATGGAACACGAACGAAGAAGTCGTTTCGTACTTGATTAGCCAAGAAGATCACAAGGAATGGCTCGTCGACACGATCCCAAACAA GCCCGAACACGGCTCCTTATTTCTCTATCGTCGAGCAAAG ATCAATAAATTCAAGGGCGACGGTCACGAGTGGAAGaagcgcggcgacggcaaatcgacgcgcGAAGACCACGGGCGACTGAAGATCAACGGCGTGGAA tgTCTCGGTGCACGCTATGCTCATTCGTCCgttctgtcgtcgtttcatcgacgacgctaTTGGCTCTTGCACGACCCGCGCGTCATTCTCGTTCACTAtttgaacgtcgacgagagcgacgagacgacgggaTGTGGATCCGTCTCGTTGCCTAGAATCGTTTCCGTTGCTCCGGACTCTCCGCGACCGCCAACTCTCAACGCCGCCCAGGAGGATTTATTGATCGACGATCGTTGCCCTattgacggtgacgtcagttcCGCTTTAATTAGCGTCGATTTGCCTGTTCTGTCTCCACTGCACTCGAACGTCGAAATGACTTGCCTATCAGAACTGATGCAATGTCTCGACGAACCAATGGAGGAGAATTTGCCTCTATCCATTGTCGACGTGTCTCCAGAGTGGACATTCACTAAA GGCGGGTCTAAGGTGCTAGTCATTGGCTCTTGGCCAGACGGAGAGGCGGATTTTCTCTGTCACTTTGGCGACACAAAGGTAGCAGCAACATTGATACAAACAGGAGTTCTACGCTGCATAGCACCAG CCCACGAATCCGGTATCGTCCGTCTGCGAGTTTCCTGTGGAAATTCCGTCTCTTCGGAATTCGCTTTCACGTACAAAGAATGCGAGAGTCAGCCACTCATCTCCATCACCCCGTCGAATTGTCAGGGAATCGTCTCCTCGtcgcaatcgccgccgccgccgccgccgccgtcttcgtcgtctcgcactTGGCTTCCCGATTTGCTGTCGCCCGTTCCGCAGCCGTCGACGCAATTCGCTCATCCCCAATCGTCGAGCGGCGAcacggcgttctcgtcgcccgTCACTTCGCCGATGTCGAGTTATTCGCCTCGATCGACTCTCGGCGATCTGGACGATAATccgagcgtcgtcgattggTGCGAGTTTCTCGGCGATTCTCCAAATGTCatagaaaacgatttttcgAATCTATCACTTTCCg caaGGGAACAGCATGAGTTGTATGAAGCAGCGTCGAAAATTCAAACGGCTTTTCGCAAATACGTCGAAAGGCGAGAGAAGAGGGAAAAGGCGGCGGCTGTTAGGATACAGAATTACTATAGGAAATATCGACGG AAGAGAATGGAAAAGGCGGCGACTGTTATTCAGAGTCAGTTTAGGACGTATAGGCAGCATCGAAAGTTCAAGCAGAGTCGAGAAGCGGCGACCGTTATACAGCAGTCATTTCG ACACTATGCGCAGAGAAAGACCTTTGAAGATTCGTTGAG ATTGGGAAATTCGCACGATCGGGGAAGCAAAAACGGCTAG
- the LOC136197019 gene encoding inactive C-alpha-formylglycine-generating enzyme 2-like, translating to MLVAFFGFLLCLATVRSTISPESDSKRSKYDEMVEIPGGTYRMGTDDEEGSRDGESPSKIVRVAPFLIDKYPTTNAQFRNFVRSRKYKTEAEDFGWSFVLEPFIAEDIKKDIKESVPGAPWWLPVKLAYWRQPEGPGSSIKERMNYPAVHMSWNDARAYCKWAGKRLPTEEEWEVAARGGLKERIYPWGNTFEEKRMNIWQGKFPKENLATDGHKGVAPVDAFPSQNKLGMHDMLGNAWEWVSSEFHDPSGRPSKEKRHVLRGGSYLDSVDGSHNHRIRVTTRMGNTPDSGSDNMTFRCAEDKPKTKTEL from the exons ATGCTGGTTGCTTTCTTCGGGTTCCTTCTCTGTTTGGCGACCGTTCGGAGCACGATCTCGCCCGAGTCTGACTCGAAACGATCAAAATACGACGAAATGGTCGAAATACCGGGCGGAACGTATCGCATGGGAACCGACGATGAGGAAGGcagtcgcgacggcgaaagccCCTCGAaaatcgttcgcgtcgcgccGTTTCTAATCGACAAAtatccgacgacgaacgccCAATTTCGCAATTTCGTCCGAAGTCGAAAATACAAGACAGAAGCGGAGGATTTCGGCTGGAGTTTCGTTCTCGAGCCATTCATAGCAGAGGACATCAAGAAAGACATCAAGGAGTCTGTTCCC GGAGCGCCTTGGTGGCTTCCTGTCAAGTTGGCCTATTGGAGACAG CCTGAGGGACCTGGGTCATCGATCAAGGAGAGAATGAATTATCCCGCTGTGCACATGAGTTGGAATGATGCTAGGGCATACTGTAAGTGGGCGGGTAAGAGATTGCCTACTGAGGAAGAGTGGGAAGTCGCTGCAAGGGGAGGACTCAAGG AGAGAATTTACCCGTGGGGAAATACattcgaagagaagagaatgaaCATATGGCAG GGAAAATTTCCAAAAGAAAATCTGGCAACGGATGGGCACAAGGGAGTAGCTCCAGTGGACGCATTTCCGTCTCAAAATAAACTCG GGATGCACGATATGCTGGGAAACGCATGGGAATGGGTCTCGTCAGAATTCCACGATCCCAGCGGTCGACCGTCGAAGGAAAAGCGCCACGTTCTTCGCGGCGGATCGTACCTAGactccgtcgacggcagTCACAATCATCGCATCAGAGTCACAACAAG GATGGGAAACACGCCTGATTCCGGGTCAGACAACATGACGTTTCGTTGCGCCGAGGACAAGCCGAAAACCAAGACAGAACTCTAG
- the LOC136197011 gene encoding protein DDI1 homolog 2-like, giving the protein MKIQIYDGENTFSMDVTPDITVQDFRAFLAVECDLEPDAIALAFESRPLDDEQRSLQEYGIGEGDLIVLNRRTVAETASAPTIDWSSVPAPNDTRTSAVAAPNARTTIPDDDDPEVIRHMFLSNPYQLSLLKERNPPLAEALLSGDLARFSEMLASQRREVSERNRQRVRVFADPLNPSNQEMIAEEIRAENVRANMESAIEFNPETFGQVIMLYVEVKVNGHPLKAFVDSGAQMTIMSARCAELCNVMRLVDRRFRGIARGVGTQTIIGRVHVAQMQIGNDFLTSSFSILQDQPMDLLLGLDMLKRHQCCIDLKKNVLRIGTTGSETPFLAEKDLPLSARGIAPSPAEQEDAAKQASLQEADDLQLAKALEESQQIDEKKISEVTKSGFPRQAAIDALKECSGDVTRAIAVLFARSLGQR; this is encoded by the exons ATGAAAATCCAAATctacgacggcgaaaacACGTTCTCAATGGACGTGACTCCCGACATCACCGTTCAAGACTTTCGCgcctttctcgccgtcgaatgCGACCTCGAACCGGACGCAATCGCGCTCGCCTTCGAATCGCgtccgctcgacgacgaacagcgCTCGTTGCAGGAATACGGCatcggcgaaggcgaccTTATCGTTCTGAATCGTCGCACAGTCGccgaaacggcgtcggcaCCGACAATCGACTGGTCTTCGGTGCCGGCACCTAATGACACCCGTACTTCGGCGGTCGCGGCACCGAACGCCCGTACAACGAttccggacgacgacgatccggaAGTGATACGACACATGTTCCTATCGAATCCGTACCAACTCTCGTTGCTCAAAGAGCGCAATCCGCCGCTCGCCGAAGCGCTCTTGAGCGGCGACTTGGCGCGCTTTAGCGAAATGCTCGCAAGCCAACGACGCGAAGTGAGCGAGCGCAATCGCCAGCGCGTACGGGTCTTCGCCGATCCGCTCAATCCGTCCAATCAGGAGATGATCGCCGAGGAAATTCGCGCGGAAAATGTTCGCGCCAATATGGAATCGGCAATCGAATTTAATCCGGAAACGTTCGGTCAGGTGATCATGCTCTACGTCGAAGTCAAGGTGAACGGACATCCGTTGAAggcgttcgtcgattcgggCGCGCAGATGACGATTATGAGCGCGCGCTGCGCCGAACTGTGCAACGTGATGCGATTggtcgatcgacgatttcgtggCATCGCGCGCGGCGTCGGAACGCAGACGATCATCGGACGCGTGCACGTGGCGCAGATGCAGATCGGAAACGATTTtctcacgtcgtcgttttccatACTTCAAGATCAGCCCATGGATCTTCTCCTAGGTCTGGACATGCTGAAAAGACACCAG tgtTGCATTGATTTGAAGAAGAATGTTCTTCGAATTGGGACTACTGGTTCGGAGACGCCGTTTCTCGCTGAAAAGGATCTTCCCCTATCGGCGCGCGGAATTGCACCGAGTCCCGCAGAGCAAGAAGACGCCGCAAAACAAGCAAGTCTACAGGAAGCCGACGATCTTCAGCTAGCCAAAGCTCTGGAAGAATCgcagcaaatcgacgagaaaaagatctCCGAAGTAACGAAGAGCGGTTTCCCTCGACAAGCGGCTATCGATGCGCTGAAAGAATGtagcggtgacgtcacgcgagCTATAGCCGTTTTATTTGCAAGATCACTTGGACAAAGATAG
- the LOC136197010 gene encoding 26S proteasome regulatory subunit 7 has protein sequence MPDHLGGDMRRVKEDGDDKDAKIQALDAGDIALLKTYGVGAYTRNIKKIEKDIEESVKKVNELIGIKESDTGLAPPALWDLQADKSALQSEQPLQVARCTKIINGDSDEPRYIINVKQFAKFVVELSDKVAPTDIEEGMRVGVDRDKYQIHIPLPPKIDPSVTMMQVEEKPDVTYADVGGCKEQIEKLREVVEMPLLHPERFVNLGIDPPKGILLYGPPGTGKTLCARAVANRTDACFIRVIGSELVQKYVGEGARMVRELFEMARTKKACIVFFDEIDAIGGTRFDDGAGGDNEVQRTMLELINQLDGFDPRGNIKVLMATNRPDTLDPALIRPGRLDRRVEFSLPDLEGRAHIFKIHARSMSVERDIRYELLARLCPNSTGAEIRSVCTEAGMFAIRARRKVATEKDFLEAVQKVIKAYAKFSSTPKYMTYN, from the exons ATGCCAGATCATTTAGGCGGTGATATGCGTCGCGTCAAGGAAGATGGCGACGATAAAGACGCAAAGATTCAAG CACTGGACGCTGGCGACATAGCATTACTCAAGACATAC GGAGTCGGCGCCTACACTCGaaacatcaaaaaaatcgagaAAGACATCGAAGAATCGGTCAAAAAAGTCAACGAACTTATCG gaatcaaagaatcGGATACAGGACTCGCTCCGCCAGCCCTATGGGATCTCCAAGCCGATAAATCGGCGTTGCAGTCGGAGCAGCCACTTCAGGTGGCTCGATGCACGAAAATCATCAATGGGGATTCGGACGAGCCGAGATACATAATCAATGTGAAGCAATTTGCCAAGTTCGTTGTGGAGCTGAGCGATAAAGTGGCTCCAACTGACATAGAGGAAGGAATGAGAGTTGG cGTTGATAGAGACAAGTATCAAATTCATATTCCTTTGCCTCCCAAGATTGATCCATCTGTCACAATGATGCAG GTTGAGGAGAAACCGGACGTGACGTATGCCGACGTTGGCGGATGTAAAGAGCAAATTGAGAAATTGAGggaagtcgtcgaaatgcCACTGCTACAC CCTGAGCGTTTTGTGAATCTTGGCATTGATCCTCCGAAGGGAATTCTCCTCTACGGTCCACCCGGAACGGGAAAGACGCTCTGCGcgcgcgccgtcgccaaTCGAACGGACGCCTGCTTCATCCGAGTCATCGGATCTGAATTGGTTCAAAAATACGTCGGAGAG GGTGCACGTATGGTGAGAGAATTGTTTGAAATGGCTCGTACCAAGAAAGCTTGTATAGTCTTCTTCGATGAAATCGACGCTATCGGCG GGACTCGTTTTGATGATGGAGCAGGCGGCGACAACGAAGTCCAAAGGACCATGTTGGAATTGATTAATCAATTAGACGGGTTCGATCCACGCGGCAACATTAAGGTTCTCATGGCAACGAATCGTCCTGACACACTGGATCCGGCTCTCATTCGTCCCGGACGTCTCGATCGACGAGTTGAGTTCTCCCTTCCAGATTTAGAG ggacGTGCTCATATATTTAAAATTCACGCTCGGTCTATGAGCGTGGAGAGAGATATTCGCTATGAATTGCTTGCCAGATTGTGCCCCAATAGCACAG GTGCTGAAATTCGAAGTGTTTGCACTGAGGCTGGCATGTTTGCCATTCGCGCCAGAAGAAAG GTGGCCACGGAAAAAGACTTTCTAGAGGCCGTCCAAAAAGTCATCAAAGCCTACGCAAAATTCAGTTCCACACCCAAATACATGACATACAATTAG
- the LOC136197018 gene encoding thyroid receptor-interacting protein 6-like: MATKIEDEVARLFSFVPSAKATPSNPSFAVTDVDKLLEDVDPPPPPRPPLPTGYSANPTVYTSASVSIEPQHTKPAEKSKDEPDSASGPSASEEVDKLTSILLQNMQFAAEKDFFGMCHTCNGKVMGADNGCQALGNLHHVSCFVCVKCKKELVNLAFYRLGDQMYCETDYFNTLEKCAKCNEPIREKILHALDKNYHPECFVCSVCGQCLDGVSFTADADDQIYCLPDFHQKFAPRCGACGKAIVPEEGENESFRVVALEKSFHLDCYKCEACGLKLSSKEEGHGCYPLDGHLLCLKCHRRKVSGDKATEL; the protein is encoded by the exons ATGGcaacgaaaatcgaagacgaagtcgccagactcttctccttcgtcccctcagcgaaagcgacgccgtcgaaccCGTCTTTCGCCGTCACGGATGTCGACAAGTtgctcgaagacgtcgatccgccgccgccgcctcgacCGCCCCTACCGACCGGCTACAGTGCCAATCCGACCGTCTACACGTCGGCATCCGTGTCCATCGAACCGCAGCACACGAAACCAGCCGAAAAATCGAAGGACGAACCGGATTCGGCGTCGGGGCCGTCCGCTTCGGAAGAAGTCgacaaattgacgtcgatccTATTGCAGAACATGCAGTTTGCCGCCGAAAAGGATTTCTTCG GTATGTGCCACACGTGCAATGGAAAAGTGATGGGCGCCGACAACGGATGCCAGGCCCTGGGAAACTTGCACCACGTCTCGTGTTTCGTCTGCGTCAAGTGCA AGAAAGAACTCGTCAATTTGGCGTTCTATCGACTTGGGGATCAGATGTATTGTGAAACGGATTATTTTAACACTTTGGAGAAGTGTGCCAAGTGCAACGAGCCTATAAGAGAGAAG ATTCTGCATGCACTGGATAAAAATTATCATCCGGAGTGCTTTGTGTGCTCTGTGTGTGGCCAATGCCTTGACGGTGTCTCGTTCACTGCTGATGCTGATGATCAGATCTACTGTCTTCCGGATTTTCACCA GAAGTTTGCTCCTCGTTGTGGAGCATGTGGAAAAGCCATTGTTCCAGAGGAG GGTGAAAACGAGAGTTTTCGAGTTGTTGCACTGGAGAAAAGCTTTCATTTGGATTGCTACAAGTGCGAG GCATGTGGATTAAAGTTGAGTTCAAAGGAAGAAGGCCACGGCTGTTATCCTTTGGACGGGCATCTGCTCTGCTTGAAATGTCACCGAAGAAAAGTCAGCGGAGACAAGGCGACTGAACTCTAA
- the LOC136197017 gene encoding protein phosphatase 1 regulatory subunit 7-like, which produces MASEDFSSGDEHSHHHHHHCHDSDSNSDSDEKEDKFNLDPEAKEIDLTHAGLRDFAEIGLEQFEKLEVLSLRQNYIGQLAELDPLVNLTDLDLYDNRIMRIENLGKLKNLTLLDLSYNGIRVLENLEEQTELDKLFLVSNKITKIRGLEKLAKLTVLELGANRIRTIENLGTLSSLTSLFLGKNKITKIQNLEGLPNLTLLSLQSNRIVKLEGLATLTRLEELYLSHNGIEVIEGLENLTRLTTLDLAGNQIKKLSCLTTLTNLEDFWFNDNFIELFSDVDQLKGATRIETVYFVGNPIATDVGYRRKIKLALPSLTQIDATRCA; this is translated from the exons ATGGCGTCTGAAGACTTTTCAAGCGGCGATGAAC ACtcgcatcatcatcatcatcattgtcATGACTCGGATTCAAACTCGGATTcggacgaaaaagaagacaaattcAATCTCGACCCCGAAGCGAAa GAAATCGATCTGACGCACGCAGGATTGCGAGATTTCGCCGAAATCGGGTTGGAGCAATTCGAAAAACTCGAA GTTCTATCGTTACGGCAGAATTATATAGGACAACTCGCTGAACTGGATCCCTTGGTGAATTTGACTGATCTTGATCTCTATGACAATCGCATTATgagaattgaaaatttgGGAAAACTGAAGAATCTGAC GCTGCTGGATTTGTCTTACAATGGAATTCGAGTTCTTGAAAATTTGGAGGAGCAAACGGAATTGGATAAGCTCTTTCTGGTCAGCAACAAAATAACGAAAATTCGAGGATTGGAAAAATTGGCTAAATTGACGGTTCTTGAACTGGGAGCCAATCGAATTCGA ACTATTGAAAACTTGGGCACCCTTTCCAGTTTGACGAGCCTTTTCTTGggcaaaaataaaatcacaAAAATTCAG AACCTAGAAGGACTTCCCAACCTGACTCTTCTCAGTCTCCAAAGCAACCGTATCGTAAAACTCGAAGGGCTGGCCACGTTAACCCGTTTGGAAGAGCTCTACTTGAGCCACAACGGCATAGAAGTCATAGAAGGCCTCGAGAATCTCACCCGACTCACTACACTCGATCTAGCCGGtaatcaaatcaaaaaacTCTCCTGTCTCACTACGCTAACCAACTTGGAAGATTTCTGg TTCAATGACAATTTCATTGAATTGTTTTCCGACGTGGATCAGCTCAAGGGCGCGACGCGCATAGAGACGGTCTACTTCGTTGGAAATCCGATCGCCACGGACGTCGGATATAgacgaaaaatcaaactcGCGCTCCCCAGTTTGacgcaaatcgacgcgacgagatGCGCCTAA